A genomic window from Brassica oleracea var. oleracea cultivar TO1000 chromosome C8, BOL, whole genome shotgun sequence includes:
- the LOC106309707 gene encoding deoxyhypusine hydroxylase isoform X1, producing MEPNCSASPTVNGVVSDVEKFLCERLVDQSQPISERFRALFSLRNLKGPGPRSALILAARDSSNLLAHEAAFALGQMQDAEAVPALESVLNDMSLHPIVRHEAAEALGAIGLAGNAEILKKSLVFDPAQEVRETCELALKRIEELSNVDTEKELDTTERSPFMSVDPAAPAAAFSSVHQLSSQILLDETKGMYERYAALFALRNHGGEEAVSAIVDSLSANSALLRHEVAYVLGQLQNKAALATLSKILRDVNEHPMVRHEAAEALGSIADEQSIALLQEFSRDPEPIVSQSCEVALSMLEFENSGKSFEFFFTQDPLVH from the exons ATGGAACCTAACTGCTCAGCTTCACCGACTGTAAACGGCGTCGTAAGTGACGTGGAGAAGTTTCTATGCGAGCGATTAGTGGACCAGTCGCAGCCGATCTCGGAGCGATTCAGAGCTCTCTTCTCTCTTCGCAACTTGAAAGGCCCTGGACCTCGCAGCGCTCTAATCCTCG CGGCCAGAGACTCATCAAACTTGTTGGCGCATGAAGCTGCGTTTGCGTTGGGACAGATGCAAGATGCTGAAGCAGTTCCTGCTCTAGAGTCTGTTCTTAATGATATGTCTTTGCATCCTATAGTACGCCATGAG GCAGCAGAAGCTCTTGGAGCCATTGGTTTAGCTGGTAATGCTGAGATATTAAAGAAAAGCTTGGTTTTCGATCCAGCTCAGGAGGTTCGGGAAACGTGTGAGTTAGCTCTCAAAAGGATTGAAGAGTTGAGTAATGTTGATACGGAGAAGGAGTTAGACACGACAGAGAGATCACCTTTCATGTCTGTTGACCCTGCGGCTCCTGCTGCTGCTTTCTCCTCTGTACACCAGCTTAG CAGTCAGATTCTTCTGGATGAAACAAAGGGCATGTATGAGAGATATGCTGCTCTTTTCGCTCTGAGGAATCACGGTGGAGAGGAAGCTGTTTCTGCCATAGTTGATTCCTTGAGTGCTAATAGTGCCCTCTTACGCCATGAG GTTGCTTATGTCTTGGGGCAACTGCAAAACAAAGCTGCTTTAGCTACTCTAAGCAAAATACTGAGAGATGTGAACGAGCATCCTATGGTCAGACATGAGGCTGCTGAAGCACTTGGTTCTATTGCAG ATGAACAGAGCATCGCATTGCTACAAGAATTCTCAAGGGACCCTGAGCCGATTGTTTCACAAAGCTGTGAAGTTGCATTGAGCATGCTTGAATTTGAAAACTCCGGCAAATCATTCGAG TTTTTTTTCACTCAAGACCCACTTGTTCACTAA
- the LOC106311361 gene encoding MATH domain and coiled-coil domain-containing protein At3g58370-like codes for MVSEAGNKFIWVIKDFSSLQSWRIYSDEFLIGGFKWCLIAYPKGSKVDCLSLYLGVADHESLPLGWRRNTKFSLKVVNQFSDKSSILREATELFDQKTPSFGFTKILPLAKLHANDGGFLVNDELKIVAEINVLQVIGESNDESEGSQEAVQPMKKTKMTDYGTGSSDLHKETSVGNETVDVNGFQVSTLQVAYVRCIFEKHPNFASKRRSNNQHLKSTYINVLLGLIETLCQLPEKLSDDDFDEASAAVSYLTQVGFKMDWLEEKLEEVKEKKMKVYTGKTQLEHMEEEFKVLNKKCLELKDLVEKQNADVTAANVALSFDDVV; via the exons ATGGTGAGTGAAGCTGGTAACAAGTTCATTTGGGTGATTAAAGATTTCTCCTCTCTGCAATCTTGGAGGATCTACTCTGATGAATTTTTGATTGGTGGCTTCAAATG GTGTCTTATTGCTTATCCAAAGGGATCGAAAGTTGATTGCTTGTCTCTGTATCTTGGAGTAGCCGATCATGAATCATTGCCACTTGGATGGAGAAGGAACACAAAATTTTCACTCAAAGTAGTAAATCAGTTTTCAGACAAGTCCTCCATACTGCGAG AAGCCACTGAGTTGTTTGATCAGAAGACTCCCTCTTTTGGTTTTACTAAAATTCTTCCACTTGCCAAACTTCATGCCAATGATGGTGGATTTCTTGTGAATGATGAGCTCAAGATTGTTGCGGAGATAAATGTTCTTCAAGTTATCGGTGAATCTAATGATGAATCAGAGGGATCTCAAGAGGCAGTCCAACCTATGAAAAAAACAAAGATGACCGATTATGGTACGGGATCTAGTGACTTGCACAAGGAAACTTCAGTGGGAAACGAAACCGTTGATGTCAATGGGTTTCAAGTATCTACATTACAG GTGGCATATGTGAGGTGTATATTTGAAAAACACCCAAACTTTGCATCAAAACGCCGTTCAAATAATCAGCACCTGAAGTCGACATACATTAATGTTCTCCTTGGACTAATTGAAACACTCTGCCAGTTGCCTGAGAAGCTCTCTGATGATGATTTTGATGAAGCATCGGCTGCCGTTTCATACTTAACGCAGGTTGGCTTTAAAATGGATTGGTTGGAGGAGAAGCTGGAGGAAGTAAAGGAAAAGAAGATGAAAGTTTACACTGGCAAGACTCAGCTGGAACACATGGAGGAAGAGTTTAAG GTACTCAACAAGAAATGCTTGGAACTTAAAGATCTTGTAGAGAAGCAGAATGCAGATGTGACGGCCGCCAATGTTGCTCTCTCGTTCGATGATGTTGTTTGA
- the LOC106311000 gene encoding LOB domain-containing protein 29, whose protein sequence is MSSSSSSSVSGSPCGACKFLRRKCAKGCVFAPYFCHEQGASHFAAIHKVFGASNASKLLSQLPTSDRCEAAITISYEAQARLQDPIYGCVSHIFALQQQVVNLQAQLEILKQQVAQSMTFADSPSSENPNSFYGDTTKTTSYHHDHQNIYHHHDQSHLVNQIGSLGTGQHGDAMANSYPSQNSSGFGEFSIYPELEQHLNTFNQDHLKELQSANFGYISFS, encoded by the exons ATGAGTAGCTCAAGCTCTAGTTCTGTCTCTGGCTCTCCTTGTGGAGCTTGTAAGTTCCTCAGGAGGAAATGTGCAAAGGGATGTGTGTTTGCTCCATACTTTTGTCATGAACAAGGAGCTTCCCACTTTGCGGCCATTCACAAGGTTTTTGGAGCTAGCAATGCTTCCAAATTGCTCTCTCAGCTTCCCACTAGCGACCGCTGCGAAGCAGCTATTACAATCTCTTACGAAGCTCAAGCTAGGCTTCAAGATCCCATCTATGGCTGTGTCTCTCATATCTTTGCTCTCCAGCAGCAG GTTGTGAATCTACAAGCACAGCTTGAGATTCTAAAGCAACAAGTCGCACAAAGCATGACGTTTGCTGATTCACCATCATCAGAAAACCCTAATAGCTTTTATGGAGACACTACTAAGACTACTTCTTATCATCATGATCATCAAAATATTTATCATCATCATGATCAGAGCCATCTAGTCAACCAAATCGGAAGCTTAGGGACTGGTCAGCACGGAGATGCGATGGCGAATAGTTACCCCAGCCAAAACTCCTCGGGCTTTGGAGAATTCTCTATCTACCCTGAATTGGAACAGCACTTGAACACTTTCAATCAAGATCATCTCAAAGAGCTTCAGTCAGCAAATTTTGGCTACATATCGTTCTCGTGA
- the LOC106309707 gene encoding deoxyhypusine hydroxylase isoform X2, producing the protein MEPNCSASPTVNGVVSDVEKFLCERLVDQSQPISERFRALFSLRNLKGPGPRSALILAARDSSNLLAHEAAFALGQMQDAEAVPALESVLNDMSLHPIVRHEAAEALGAIGLAGNAEILKKSLVFDPAQEVRETCELALKRIEELSNVDTEKELDTTERSPFMSVDPAAPAAAFSSVHQLSQILLDETKGMYERYAALFALRNHGGEEAVSAIVDSLSANSALLRHEVAYVLGQLQNKAALATLSKILRDVNEHPMVRHEAAEALGSIADEQSIALLQEFSRDPEPIVSQSCEVALSMLEFENSGKSFEFFFTQDPLVH; encoded by the exons ATGGAACCTAACTGCTCAGCTTCACCGACTGTAAACGGCGTCGTAAGTGACGTGGAGAAGTTTCTATGCGAGCGATTAGTGGACCAGTCGCAGCCGATCTCGGAGCGATTCAGAGCTCTCTTCTCTCTTCGCAACTTGAAAGGCCCTGGACCTCGCAGCGCTCTAATCCTCG CGGCCAGAGACTCATCAAACTTGTTGGCGCATGAAGCTGCGTTTGCGTTGGGACAGATGCAAGATGCTGAAGCAGTTCCTGCTCTAGAGTCTGTTCTTAATGATATGTCTTTGCATCCTATAGTACGCCATGAG GCAGCAGAAGCTCTTGGAGCCATTGGTTTAGCTGGTAATGCTGAGATATTAAAGAAAAGCTTGGTTTTCGATCCAGCTCAGGAGGTTCGGGAAACGTGTGAGTTAGCTCTCAAAAGGATTGAAGAGTTGAGTAATGTTGATACGGAGAAGGAGTTAGACACGACAGAGAGATCACCTTTCATGTCTGTTGACCCTGCGGCTCCTGCTGCTGCTTTCTCCTCTGTACACCAGCTTAG TCAGATTCTTCTGGATGAAACAAAGGGCATGTATGAGAGATATGCTGCTCTTTTCGCTCTGAGGAATCACGGTGGAGAGGAAGCTGTTTCTGCCATAGTTGATTCCTTGAGTGCTAATAGTGCCCTCTTACGCCATGAG GTTGCTTATGTCTTGGGGCAACTGCAAAACAAAGCTGCTTTAGCTACTCTAAGCAAAATACTGAGAGATGTGAACGAGCATCCTATGGTCAGACATGAGGCTGCTGAAGCACTTGGTTCTATTGCAG ATGAACAGAGCATCGCATTGCTACAAGAATTCTCAAGGGACCCTGAGCCGATTGTTTCACAAAGCTGTGAAGTTGCATTGAGCATGCTTGAATTTGAAAACTCCGGCAAATCATTCGAG TTTTTTTTCACTCAAGACCCACTTGTTCACTAA